In one Aricia agestis chromosome 5, ilAriAges1.1, whole genome shotgun sequence genomic region, the following are encoded:
- the LOC121727356 gene encoding uncharacterized protein LOC121727356 produces the protein MTESTEQSRPTTSELAAITLTTKIPDFWTDHPKIWFIRTEAMLAPQKLSDETKYDIVVSKLSREVIQQVTDILIDPPAVKKFDTLKARLLQIYEESENRQLQKLISEMELGDQKPSQLLRRMRELAKDKIPNETLRLLWQGHLPGSTRAVLAVTETKDLDALARIADNVLESSRSMHQINEVVHSPSPSTSRDADLIMAEIAKLSMKVADLDRRTQERYSRPWNRNFRPNNNRSRSRNRSAPRRTPEDPDWLCRYHNRFGSRARTCEEPCAWRRQQEN, from the coding sequence ATGACGGAATCGACGGAACAAAGTAGGCCCACGACTTCGGAGTTAGCTGCTATTACGTTGACTACTAAGATCCCAGATTTCTGGACCGATCACCCGAAGATATGGTTCATACGCACGGAGGCTATGCTCGCTCCTCAGAAACTCTCTGATGAAACTAAATACGACATCGTGGTATCGAAACTCAGTAGAGAAGTTATACAGCAAGTTACGGATATCCTTATCGATCCTCCGGCTGTAAAAAAATTTGACACACTCAAAGCGCGTCTCCTGCAAATTTATGAGGAATCTGAAAATCGACAGCTGCAGAAACTCATAAGTGAGATGGAGCTCGGCGATCAAAAGCCCTCACAGTTGTTACGGCGCATGAGGGAATTAGCCAAGGATAAAATACCGAACGAGACCCTCAGGCTACTTTGGCAAGGCCATCTTCCGGGTTCTACGAGAGCGGTTTTAGCCGTGACTGAAACTAAAGATTTGGATGCGTTAGCCAGAATTGCAGACAACGTGCTGGAGTCTTCACGCAGTATGCACCAGATTAACGAGGTGGTCCACTCGCCCTCGCCTTCGACGTCCCGGGATGCGGATTTAATTATGGCTGAAATAGCTAAATTAAGCATGAAGGTCGCCGACCTCGATAGACGTACACAGGAGCGATATTCGCGACCTTGGAATAGAAACTTCAGGCCAAATAATAATCGCAGTCGAAGCAGAAATCGTTCAGCTCCACGACGGACACCCGAGGATCCGGATTGGCTCTGCAGGTATCACAATCGTTTCGGCAGCAGAGCGAGGACTTGTGAGGAGCCTTGCGCATGGAGAAGGCAGCAGGAAAACTAG